CTCCATTGCCCAGGGCCCAGATGACGATATCCCCGCTCCGGGTCAGCACTTCGCCCAATTCGGAGCGGGTTGCTTCTGGGGTGTCGAATTGGCCTTCCAGAGGGTGCCCGGGGTTACCAAGACTGAAGTTGGGTATACTCAGGGGTATTTGCATAATCCCACTTACGAGGATATCTGTTCGGGTACCACCAATCATTCGGAGGTGGTCCGGGTACAGTATGACCCCAAAGAGTGTAGCTACGATACTCTGCTTGATGTTTTCTGGGCGAGACATGATCCCACAACCCTCAATCGCCAGGTgggttttctcttttcttttcaatttcagaaaatagCGTTTGATAATTGTTTTCTGTTGATATTGAGTGATAGGAACAGGGTTAATTCTGTTTGGATGAGTGTATTTGATGCCTTTCATGTTTATACTTTCATGTGATCCTGAATTCTGATTCCTCTTCGTGATTTACTACCAAATTGAAggttatgtttgaatttttctttcatggaGTGGATATCATTTGATCTTAGTTGATTACTGGAGATTGAGCTAGGTGAAATCGGCTACACGTTTATTCATAATTAGTTCTGATTTCAACTTGATGGGTTTTGATTGCCACTTTATAGGATTTGCTCTTTTCAGTTGTGTTCATACATGGGTCATAGTTCTCTTGAAGGTGGATGAtgcttttagtaatttaacatTTGATGGATTTAATGACTTAGTCGTGTCGTGCAACTCAATCAACTGACTGGAAGCGTATTTCGTATTAATCTACTTCTTCGGTGGATTATGTTAGTTGAATTTGGCAGAAGTGTTGGAGAAATACTAAggttattttcaaaatatgatGTCTACAATTAGAGTTGGAAACTAGTTAAGAAATGGTTTGATGAGTGCTAGGTGGAACTGCTAAAATCAGAGTCTATCAAGAGTTACGGCAACTGTGTTTGGACGAAGTATGGAATGATTCTTACCTTTAAATTAGAGTTGTTGAAACTGATAAGCTTGGATCATTTTCCCTTCTGAAATTGATCTATGAAGTATGTAGATTGAAAAAGATGTATACACACTCATGCAAACCCACATGTTAACACAGTTCTGAGACATTCATCAGGGCTGTTTACCGATTAGATTCAACGGGGAAGTTTGAGTTGGTGTTGAGCTCAAGTTTTCCTGTTATGTTGTTCTCAATGTACAAATATTTCCAAGTACAAGCATGTTCTTTGCGTAAAATCTCCTTTTGTGCAAGAGCGTCTTTAGGTTGATTAAGGCTGGACACTTCTCTGGTTCCTTTCCGAACTGGTAGAACAGAGCAGCCACTTACCACTGTTCTTAACTGCTTGGACAGTTTTCCAGCAGCTATCTTCAATCAGCAAGTTGGTTATGCCCCTAATCATGGCTACGGACATGTTAGGTGCTCAGCTGTTAGTTACCCTGTGTGATGGTATTATGCCCGTCTTTGTAAAATCATTTCGACTGAAATTGCTCCCTGTAGCTGATGACTTCTACATGCAAACACAGATGTGCATAATCTcgttgtagctattattattgaaaaccTGCAATTGCAACTTCTGTAATTTCTTATTGTTGCGATTGTTTTAGTCCCAGTGGTCAAAACTAAGCTTCCGATACATTGATGCAGGGGAATGACGTAGGAACTCAGTACAGATCTGGGATTTACTTCTACACACCTGAACAAGAGAAAGCGGCCCTCGAATCCAAAGAAAGgcaacaaaaagttttgaacAGGAAGATTGTTACCGAGATACTGCCCGCCAAGAAATTTTACAGAGCTGAAGAGTATCACCAGCAGTATCTTGCCAAGGGCGGTCGATTCGGTTTCAGGCAATCAACTGAGAAGGGCTGCAACGATCCCATTCGGTGCTACGGCTGAGAATCCTAATAATTGTATTGGTTCCCAGTTCCATGATGTTTGTAGTATGTCAATAGTTTGAGTTTGTGCTTCTCTCATTCAAAATCTTAAGCACTTGTTTCTTGAAATCTTGCCTTGACATTTTAATGTATATGTGATGATGGATTGCTATGAGATTGTaatatattaacttttaaCTTATTCTCTATTTGTTaagataaatcaaaaaattattctgaTCCTTATGCAAAaggttaataaaaaaattaattaaaattaatgcatgcttttgtaattattctttaaattttttttgtttattcatGAGTaagttacataatttttttaaatatataatattaatcaaatgTTCATAAAAGAttgtatcttttttctttcagttcTTAGCAGAAGGATATATGTTCATGGTTTTCATTTAGACATTGATATATTGTTAACGTTTAATGTATTTCTAGACATTTTACTGTATCTTCACATGTTTGCAAATAAAAAGGTTgaaagtacaattttttatatttataatgatcCACTCCAATAAATGACAggtaaattaattcataaaatgatTGCATAAACTTTTTAAAGAAACACAATTAGTGaatatttaaaactaattacgtaataattcaactaaataaaattttaatttatataaatatcaaaattccTAGTTGAACAGTCttgcactatttttttttttttatttttattcgacATAACTGAAgttctattctttttatttaatttcattggATTCTTCGcatcctttttttaaaaaaaaaaagaaaatgcgcCCACACTCGTAAAATTTGAGTTCTCAGTCTTCTGATAGTAAGGCCTCAACCATGCCAAGAAATCACTtcaattaatagaatttttcacTCTCTCTCACTTATATATATCTCCAATTAACTCGCAAAGAAATTGCCTAAGCTAGGAATTCAATCAGACCCCATAACTGTTAGTGGACGGATGGGAGTCTATAAATAACCCCTGGACGTATGTTTTCCTCACAATCCCACTAACACACTTCTTTTCTTTACTCTTCTCAAAATCCTGAAAAATCTCTCATGAGGAAGTAGCAGTGTAGCAGCCATAGATCTCCTCAAGAACAGTCGATAAGTATGAATCTTTGTTACGAATGCTCCAAACTTAGGGTATGTTGGGAGATACGTTAAGCATCACTGCTCACCTAATCTGTATGCCCACGAAATTGTTTATCATAATGATGACAAGAAATCGCCACACATTATGTTTTCTGCAACCAAGAATATCTCTTATCTCTACAAGAACTTACGTATTATTATAGCTATAAGATCCATATAGCCGAATTTGCGATGTGAATGGAAATATCAGGACGAGGGATCGCTTTCGTGGTGCCTGTAAATGCATCGGCAAGATCAGGATGTACTATCAATCCTTTTCGGGCCTGAGTTTCTTGGTTTTGTGACATGCTTCGAGATTGCGTATGATTCTCTGTGGGCAACTCTATGGAGTTGAAGCCAACAAAGTTTGTGTGGATTTCTCGGATGCGAGGCCTCAAATTTCTTGATGCAAGAATGAAGTATTTCCTTTGTGTTTAGTACAAGACTTTGCCCTTTCAATCGTCTTGTTCAGATCTGGATACACTATTCTTCTTTCGTTTATATTGTTAGATCATCTTCTTGTTTAAATTCATACATATACTCGTATAGATGCATGAACAGCTTTGAATCCATGAAAAGCTCTCAAGTTtctttctgtaaatttttatgtgacTAGTGTATTCACTTTGTTATTTGTAACATTATTgttatggtaaattacattgagcTCCCATGACATTTGATACACTGTTCTAGTGATTAtcgatgtaatttttcattattaccTTTTGAAAGTAGGGCGTAATTTTACGTTATTGTTATTGATAGTGTTTCATACCGATGCATTTATGAGAACTGCTATAGCGGTCCATTGTTTtgaggaatttatttaaaaaatgtagaaaaaaaaaaaagttagaaaagtAAGGTTCTTTGGAaagatttagaaaattaagtggCACCGCGATTACTCACCgcggtgccacaatttttatataaaaaaaaaaattcgatgacaactttttaattttttttttttaaaaaattattttattgcacGACGAATTGCTGTCAACTTCTCGTTAAAATTTCGACACCATCATGGCGAGTTGTcaaccatcaaatataccGTTCGACTCCCTTTGATGAGACGAACATTTCcccacaaacaatttcaagttttatcaatcgtaaataatgaatttttagcacGACCACCGCACCTTTCGGCCGTCGATTCGCCGCCACCGGAGCGACCTACGATCACGGACCACCACCACTAGACTCGCCTCGACCTAATGGttctaacgagaccaacctagttcaattttattaaatatttgttgagatatgaaaatttgaagattttccACCGAAAATTCGCGCTGAAATTGTTTGCTGTCGTTTCTCCACCATCAGGACGAATCACAGATTAAGACCATAGTCGTTCGAATCCCGTCGTCCAGACGATTCCAACAAGACCAAttttgctcaatttcatcaagtatttgtttgttcaattaaaatacatatgttttaaaatagttataatattattaaattctatttattaattaataatactatttataataaataattaattaataatactatttataataaataattaattataactaatttttttagaaacaatgtcaccgcggtggtttgtgaaattttttgttttttaaataaaaattgtggcaTCGCGGTACCACTTAATTCTCTAAATTTTTCCAAAGCACactacttttttaatttcttttactacattttttaaataaactcccccattgttttgatattttttattctcatcACAAATTAGGCATACCTTATCGTTATAATCATACATAAGTTCCTGTGGAAGAGGGATATTCTTGattgcaaaaaatattaattatgtggCATTCTCTTGTCTTGGTGATCATAAACAGTTCTTGAACATTAAAATCCAGGAGCATCTATGGTTAACAAAATGTAAAGTTCCTAATATTCCCCACTTTTGAAGCATCCCTCACTTTTCTCTATTAACTATTTGcgaattcttgatttttttattttttttttttgattctTTGATCTATATACTTTAATAACAACGAttgtcttatttttatttcttcatgtcatatatttagttcaatttaatgaatatattGACATTTGTTCGATTTCTATTGTGAAAAAATAGGAGTAGTTAGTGTAATAGCAATTACAAAAAGCCAAACAATTGATAAATTACTGGCAACTCAATTACGGCAACCgagaaatatttttcagagACTGTTGggttaatttataaatatttatagtaatCCACTCCGATAAATGAAAGGTAGCAAATGATTGCATATAAAGTACGGATTACCAAAAAATTTcaggaatttttcaaaatttttgaattctttttaaaactatagaattttaacaaaatttcagaaattttgaaatttttctcaaacttttttaaaattacagaattttttggaaagtttctcaaacttatttaaaattaaggaaaaaaattcagaaatttttgaaaattttctgatttttattaaaaaaaaatacagaaaatataaaaattaaaaaattgcccaaaattttcagaatttttttttaaaaattacataaactaaaacaaattacaaaaaaatcaagaaaagaattacataaagtctaaataaaaaaaacataaacttTCGCCGTAAACAATTATCAAGCATATTGTGTTCTATTATCACTTctaattattaactatttgCGAGTTCTTGGATACATATACTTCAACATCGACGGttgtcttatttttatttcttcatgtCATATATATGGCTCAACTCAATTACAGCAACCAAGAATCATTTTTTGGAGACTGTTTGGATCAGtttattatgcttttattaaattttgatagatTTCATACTCTTTATAGCTGCTATTCTCATACTCATACTTTTGTAACAGGCGCGTACAGATTCAGAAAGTAATAAAGATGACATATACGCTTCAAAActgaaagaaagaagagtaTAATACTAAATTCTTGCCTCAGTTGCCTGCGACAAATTTCGGTGCCCTGCAGTATTTGGCTTCAACTACATATATTCAACAACACAACATAGAGCAACAGAGAAGCATTTCTGATTTTGAATCATCCCATTGCTCTCTATAACAGCGGCAGCAATGATCCCAGACTAGGACATATTCACGGACTTCAAAAATTTCGATGTCAGCTGCATTCTCTTTTGAAGAACCAAGAAGCCTGAAAAAGATTGCTAGTACATCCTCCCAGTGCATTTTCTAGAACCACAATAGCAATCCTTCGTCTTGATATTGCCGTTGCCATCACAAACTCGGCCTACCTTATAGTTGTAATCATATGTAAGTTCTTGAAGGGGAGGAATGTTCTTGTTAGCAAAGAACATTATGTGTGGCAGACGCTTATCTTGATGATCATATAGAACTTCTTGCGCATAAAGGTTGGGGGAACAGCTGTGGTTAATAAATCTCCCAACATTTCCAAGCCTCGCAGCATCAATGGCAAATCCATCATCGCTCGTACGAAAATCAAGAAGAACTTCAGATTCACCTTCATCTCGGCCATCACTAACATCAAAAAGATATTCATCATTACCAATTCTTTGTTCGGCTTCCTTATCCCGCAATAACTCACCGACATATTCACATATGAAACTTCCGGATGAAATGTAGTTCCGCGATCTTACTCCCCAACCTCTTGATACGGTCTTAAAAATCTCCAATTGATATCTAGGACCGTGCTGGCTGACTCTATTCATACAAGAAGGCGGGCATTTGCATGATGGACCACACTCATGAATGATGGGCCTTGCTCTAATAATGCATCCCTTCTCATTGAATGGAATCTCCCCTTCATTCTTTAAAACACAAGAACATGGGTTAGAGTCAGAGCAGCCGTCTATGCAATTACAACCAATCGGCTCAATGGGCTGATACCAAGATGGATAAACAATGTCGGTGATGTAAGTGAAAGATAACGGCCTCTCTTCATCTACTCCATTAATTGCATGTATTGGCACCTTCTCTTTTCCTTGTGAGATATCATTTACCAGGCAGACTTCCATGGGCatctttgattttcttgaggCTTTCTTTTGATGAGGTCTTGGTTGGCCTGGCATCCTATGTAATTCGAATTTGAACACCAGATTACCATTTTGATCTCTTTCTTGCCACAAGTTATTCACAGTGTACAGTCCATCATATACGTATACATAATTGCCCTCATTAATCATACCTAACATATTAGATGCCATCTGACACTTCCTTTTATAGATAACTCTAATTGGATAACCAATTTCTTTGGAATTCATCAAAGCAAGATTACCCTTTTCAAGTTTTTGATCACCAGCTTTGTCAGTAATCTTTGGATTCCCACCTTGACCTGAGTATATCAACACATCAAGTGCTTTAGCTTCATTCTCATATCGGCCTGAATTCACAATGCTCGTAGCAAATTTCTTCCCACCAAGCGTCACATAATCTATACCAGAAATTAACTGAAAATGGAGGCCACTCACCGCAAGTTCTGCCCTGAATCGGAACTGGTCACCAATTTCAATACCTGGTATATGGCCAAAAGATTTCTCAGCAACATTCCAGACTCCCTCTGCCTTGAGACGCTCTGCTACTTCCAGATGAACATGTTTTGTACCTTTTCCTTCTCCTTTTGGATCTGCTTTGCGTCCTTCCAAGAGTTCTGTATATTGTTCTTCAAACAGCTTTAGAGCCTCCCTCACCTTCAATCCCTCGGGTTGATCATGCCTCCCAATATTCAGATTAATTAACTCCCTCCAAATCCCTGTCCCTCTATGCTCATCATCATAAATGTGTTCAAACTCAAATACCGCTTCACTTTGTTTATCAGTTTTTTCACCAAGAGCAAACGAATCTACCAAATCAGCATTTCCAACTCCTTGATATTCAACCATGTTGCTGCAGTCACCAGTAAACTTGTCGGAGCCGCATATTTTATcctttccttttaattttcctATGGAAGCCTGGACATCCCTATACTTGCGCCTAAAACATGATTGTGACATACTCCACTCTGCTGGTGATAAAATGCAAACTTCATCCTCATTGTCAGAAGACATACTCTCATAAGCATTTTCTCCTTGAGCCATCTTCGAGATCATATCCTCAACTTTCAGCATTTTTTCAGCATCTAAAGCCTCTGGAGGAACAGATTGCgtcaaatttttttctctccctGTTTCTTCCCGTCTCACTGTAGCCATCGACTGCTCGGGTTCCTCGCTGGAAGTATATTCATATGTACCAGACTCAAACAAggaaatttgattaaatcctTTGGAGCTTGCAAGAAACTCTTCCGAAACCTCTTTAGTTGCAGAATACTTaacattaatcaaattaatatagtcTTTAGCCTCAGCAATAAGTGCCACCAGTTCTTCTAAATCGCGCTTCCACATCTCTTCTCGGGAATCAACCTTATTCTCCCTACCATCAGCCATTTTTCCTGCATCACCAGCTTTACAAGGAGATGCAAGCGAGTCTTCAGGGTCACATTGCACACTACTGGTTGGTACACTTCTCAATGGCACTGCTGGTATAGGTGGCCCATATTTTGCCACATCTGAACACAGGGAGCTCTCCTCATCATGAGACCTGTCACTTTCACCTCCATTTGTCCGATGTAAGAAAGGGCCACAGCGCTCCGGAAAATCCCTCACCCCATCTACCTTTGGGCGCTTAATGTTGAACGGAGAATTACCACATGGAATGGCATGAGAATCTACTGTAGAATTTCTCCTAGAATTCGGCTCAAGCTGCATTGTATCAGATTCCCCCGCAACACTAGCAGAGGCACCACAGCTTACTGGCAACCCCCGAACAGCATCCAACTTGGGACGCTTGAAACTAGACGGGAAATTATGACTGTTAAAGCCAACATTTCCGAAGAATCGTTTCCCGGGCATCCTTGGAGGAGGGCTTGAATCGGCCAATAAGCTCATAGCTAATATAAGCAGTAAGATAGGACCTCCCTATACCATCCAAGAACACaataaaattagcaaatttcatataagaaaaacaaaaaacaaaaatacatacaCTAGCACAGTTAGTAATCTCACAGTTCACACCAAGAACTTCATCAACAAATATACGAACTAAATAAACAGCAATACCCAAATGTTGACTGATACTAGGAATGACTTATAATTGAAAGCCCTAAATCTTACTATTCCTATGTCATCAATACCCAAATTCATATCTGCAATGACCCTAAAATACTTGAACTATCCAACACAGATAATAAACCTTCCCTTAAAcacacaaacaacaaaaaccaCTCATACTGTTCAgcacaaaaatcaataatctTTTCACCTCTCCCTCATTCTGATTTCAAGATTCTCCTTACCCAGAGAGACCACAAATACAGAACCCATCACCACACACAGTACAAATTATCTTCATTACGCTAATTCTTTCACGATTTAAACAAGTACCCACGACATTTCAACAAGATAGATCTTCCACATTCTACATTACAAGCAAATCAAACTACTCAACATCGCTTATGGAACAaagaagcaagaaaagaagaaagaaaatgcagAACCCACTAAGGAGAAAGAACGGAGTTACCCAAGAACGAAGTTAACTGAGAAAGATGGTTGCCACAGTGATATCCTTCacgaaaagaaaatttagggATTGTAAAGAGTAGAAGCAAGAACTGTTAGCACAGGGGATTTCTCGAAATGGCGGTTGATTTCTTGAACTTTCAAAATCCCACTAGCGCTGAAACCGGGACTTCAGCATTTGTGTTGGGTCTCATCGAATTCAAATTTTGGGCGAGGaaagaatagaaaaatatttttcttacattataataatttggtaCACTCTACTCTAcgtataatttcataattttttaatattatttttaaaataaaatatttataaaataatatattgatgctatatttataaagaataacgatataatattaaaaagaaaaatatacatcaaaataaaaaataaataaaaatatctatcAAAATATGATAGGAGTAtggaaaattagataaataaataagtaaattaaattaaacaaaaatacataaatgacatattgataataataatattaaagagtCGTATACTGATAGAGGTAGTTTAGCTTTGCATTAGGCTAAGAATAACataattctttaatactatttctaaaataaaatatttcaagaaataataatatgatattaaatagaaaaaaatatgtatcagaataaataaataaatgactatcaaaatatattaggAGTATGGAAAGTtagataaataataagtaaattaaattaaatattcaaaaaattacaaaaatgagatattgataataatattaataataatgagtGGTATACTATAAATGTgtataattgttttaataacatataagtgttctcaatttcttttagtaAAGTTTTTGTTTTCAGTATGGAATTTATGGGTtgtttacaaatattaaaaataaacacttATCAACGTATtactaaaatcaagaaaaaaataatatttttgtttttcaatttttgcttTAGAAATTTTCAACTAGTGATTTGAGTGTGCATAgttaataaaaactaaataaaaattaatttttatttttaaaattatcttttaactttagttaaagaaattaaaaataatatatatacaaatatttttctgtatcaaatataaaataccaaaagGTGCTCtcctaaataatataatataaattaaatttgatttaagtaaaaaattataaacagtTTTGTATCAAGTATGGTAACTatcagtaaaattataaaaattaagttatttttcttcttcccccAATGTCTTTTTTCGAAGTTCTCACTCAAGCTCAAAATTCCCATTTCATGTCAGTGTTGGGAAATGAAGTCAGACTAAAGTTGCACAGAAATTCACTACCTGGCACCTCAAAGACGCCATTGAGGATCCGGTCAGATACGGTTAGGTTGAGCTATCCACAGACATTATCAAACTCATATCGGCTAATAGCAGAACAAGTGAGTTGGAAAATTGAGCTAGCAAGGTAACTGCTATTGTGCACCAAGATGCATTTCGCCCAAGTGCACTGACTAGCTGACCTACCTTCTATCTCAGTATTTTCCTAAGCCGACTTACAAACGCTCcaactctaatttttttttttttagttttaacttttattttccaacCCTATCAAATTCTAGTAATATTTAACCTAAAACTTGTTCTTACCAAAGCAGAGATTATTGTTAACACCCTTTCTTATGTGAAGacaattcttaatttttacaCTGATAAGATacacaaaatattatctattttaatcGAACATAAAGAGTTTATTTTCtaaagaataaaatgttacagagtttataatattttataagctctacataattaataattcataaaataaaaataacctTATTAATTTGTCCGATTAAAGAAAGCGATAGAATAGCATATCTTTCTATTTTAGcctataaaaaattcttatattcaaattctactcttcatattatttgtactttttttttacgacaaaaatatatcactatgtttagatttatattttcgtatttttcaaaacaagataaaatatacccaatgtttgtttttgtatttttacaacttatctgtgtattttttttatttttcaactttttatataataatatatatatacacttatatatataatataaaaaagatatgatttgacaataaacagtaatttgtctcccaaaaatacaatattaaatatataatatattatatagatatacatatttaatataaaaatatatataaaagagatataatttgacaataaacagtgataTTTGTCTCTCAAATTCCAACATCAAAACTACACcacttatattaaaatattttaaattacctcaaagcACAAActcaaacataccatctattttCCACATACACTtacttatctttatttttctctctctatttccaaaatacaaaacaaaacattcaaaacacaaatccaaacactatgtaTATGTCTCTCTCGTTTTATTCAAATGCTCTAGGGACATATTTCGAAAATAAGAGCGGAGATCTTATAAACctttaaaatatcatatttttaaaaagtttaactAAGCACCCtcttaattatatcaattcaaTTGAAAGTCCTTATATAAGATATTATCCGATAAAAAATGAGCAAGTGCACGTCACACCATATGATACCATCCGTAGAGACAAGAACATATCGACCACTTTTTAGGCCCTAAAAAGTTGGGCGTGCACTAACATCTTAAGTCAGAGActtaatctatactattattaaaaaaaaataccctcTACATTCATGAAAGACGATTAGTAATACTATCATACTAATTTTGAAGTATGATAATTATACCCACATAACTAATAtaacacaataattatttattttttatctattttttattttttccttgaaatataatttattcatttatatataattttttatttaaaatatattgtaaaatattaaaaattatttattgtatgcaAACATAAAACGACTTTCCATAATGATTACTATAAATATGCCTTTCAAATTTCTCAGTCCCCGACATAGTAGTCAATGATGCACGGCACACAATGGCGCCAAGGGCTCTTAGAGCCATGGCGCGGCGCGCGCCTTTTCAAAGGATGGcgcaaatataaaaagtaatctatatatttatataattaatattatgttatagATTAATGTATGagaagttaaataaaatatataaaacaaattcaacataacaaaacttcatataattaaaaagaccAATGTTGAACCATTGAAGGATTGCAAAATTCCTAaagattcaaataaattctaaataatttattaaaaaagaagaaagacaCACTGGCGAATAAAAGAGGAAACCGCATAGGAAGAACCGAAAAAAGAA
This region of Sesamum indicum cultivar Zhongzhi No. 13 linkage group LG4, S_indicum_v1.0, whole genome shotgun sequence genomic DNA includes:
- the LOC105160665 gene encoding peptide methionine sulfoxide reductase A1-like, translated to MLLKTTATTIATPPLFSLFKPSFSVSKLPLLKPFNSPCNPTLKPSTLRMSWLNKLGFGARSPSDSPVDSSTSSIAQGPDDDIPAPGQHFAQFGAGCFWGVELAFQRVPGVTKTEVGYTQGYLHNPTYEDICSGTTNHSEVVRVQYDPKECSYDTLLDVFWARHDPTTLNRQGNDVGTQYRSGIYFYTPEQEKAALESKERQQKVLNRKIVTEILPAKKFYRAEEYHQQYLAKGGRFGFRQSTEKGCNDPIRCYG
- the LOC105160666 gene encoding histone-lysine N-methyltransferase, H3 lysine-9 specific SUVH5-like, whose translation is MSLLADSSPPPRMPGKRFFGNVGFNSHNFPSSFKRPKLDAVRGLPVSCGASASVAGESDTMQLEPNSRRNSTVDSHAIPCGNSPFNIKRPKVDGVRDFPERCGPFLHRTNGGESDRSHDEESSLCSDVAKYGPPIPAVPLRSVPTSSVQCDPEDSLASPCKAGDAGKMADGRENKVDSREEMWKRDLEELVALIAEAKDYINLINVKYSATKEVSEEFLASSKGFNQISLFESGTYEYTSSEEPEQSMATVRREETGREKNLTQSVPPEALDAEKMLKVEDMISKMAQGENAYESMSSDNEDEVCILSPAEWSMSQSCFRRKYRDVQASIGKLKGKDKICGSDKFTGDCSNMVEYQGVGNADLVDSFALGEKTDKQSEAVFEFEHIYDDEHRGTGIWRELINLNIGRHDQPEGLKVREALKLFEEQYTELLEGRKADPKGEGKGTKHVHLEVAERLKAEGVWNVAEKSFGHIPGIEIGDQFRFRAELAVSGLHFQLISGIDYVTLGGKKFATSIVNSGRYENEAKALDVLIYSGQGGNPKITDKAGDQKLEKGNLALMNSKEIGYPIRVIYKRKCQMASNMLGMINEGNYVYVYDGLYTVNNLWQERDQNGNLVFKFELHRMPGQPRPHQKKASRKSKMPMEVCLVNDISQGKEKVPIHAINGVDEERPLSFTYITDIVYPSWYQPIEPIGCNCIDGCSDSNPCSCVLKNEGEIPFNEKGCIIRARPIIHECGPSCKCPPSCMNRVSQHGPRYQLEIFKTVSRGWGVRSRNYISSGSFICEYVGELLRDKEAEQRIGNDEYLFDVSDGRDEGESEVLLDFRTSDDGFAIDAARLGNVGRFINHSCSPNLYAQEVLYDHQDKRLPHIMFFANKNIPPLQELTYDYNYKVGRVCDGNGNIKTKDCYCGSRKCTGRMY